GGAGCGTGGCTGCCACCGACCAGTCTAACTGGTCCGGACTTTTTTGCCGCGCCTTCAGCGGAAGGATAGACAAAAGCAGCAGTAAGGTCAGGAGGTGTTTCATAAAGTACTAATTAGGTTTGCGCAACGCGTGCCGGTCTGGAACAAAAGGAATCGAAGCCCAGTGCGGCTACGTCGTTCTGAAACAGGGTAAATTGTTCCTGGCTCATGTTCCGGATTGGCAGGCGGAACCCGCCACAATCAAGGCCGATGAGTTTCATATACATCTTACCAGTAGCGATGCCGCCATACTTGCCCAGCAGCCGGATCATGCTGATGGACTGCTCCTGCAGCTGCCGGGCCTCTTCCAGCCTGCCCTGCTCATAAGCATCAATCAGGGCCGTATAAAGCGGGGCTGCATAGTTGTAGGTGCTGCCCACGCCGCCTTTGGCTCCCAGCGCCAGCGCCGCCAGCAGGTTCTCGTCGCGCCCCCACAGCATATCATACTTGCCGTGGGCAAAGTGCAGGCACGAGAGGAAGTCCATAAAGTCCTCATGCGTATACTTGATCCCGGCAAAAGTAGCAATTTGGCCCTCCACTTCCCGCAGCAGATCCAGCATCGGGAATCCGACACCCGTCAGCACGGGGATGTGGTAGTAATAAAACGGCAGTTCCGGCGCGGCCTCCGCTACCACCTGGCAGCATTGGGCCAGCGCCTGTACCGAGGCTGGTTTAAAGTAAAACGGTGCTGTAAAAGCAATGGCATCCAGCTTGATCTGCTGCGCATGCGCCGCCAGGTCCACAGCATCCTGCAGGCAGGTGCCGCCCACCAGCGTAATCACCTTAAAGCTAGCATCGCCCTTGGCGGCAACCGCCCAGGCTTCGGCCACCTGCTTCTTTTCCTCCAGCGTCAGCGACACCCCCTCACCGGTAGAGCCGCAGATAAACGCGCCGGTGTTGCCATTTTCCTTCAGCAGTTGGTAATAGGCCGGGATAAGTGCCAGGTTCAGACTGCCGTCGGCGTGCATCGGCGTGAAAGGAGCTGCGATCAGACCGTGTAAATGTGTTCGTTTCATGAATGTAAGTGATGATTAAACTATAATTCAGCGTAGCTTATCACAGGTATCTTAGAACTGCGGATAGCCCGGATTCTGCTTCAGTGCCCTGTTATCGGTCAGCGAGCCGCGGTCGATCGGCCAAAGCAGCTTGTATGCCTCGGACGCCTTCAGCGTGGTGTGCGCATACACATAGTTGTCGCCCATGCGGCGCAGGTCATACCAGCGTTTGCCCTCGAAGATAAACTCAAAGAAGCGCTCCTGCAAAATCGCCTCCTGTGGGTCGGTGTCTACCGCCTGGTTAGGGTAGCCATAAACGGCCTCACTGTAATTGGCACCATAGGCCCGCTGCCGCACAGCATTGATTTCGGTAGCCGGACTTTCGCCCAGCAGCTGCTTGGCCTCAGCCAGTAACAGGAGCAGGTCGGCGTAGCGGTAAATCGGGAAGTCGTTGGTAAAGACGCGGGCACCGGCGCTTTGCTCGCCCTGGTATTTCTTCACGAAGGCACCCGCTAGCTGATACGTGCCGCCAACTTTGGTGTAAGCTCCCTGAATAGTAGCCCATTTGCGGCTGTCCAGGTCATTATACTTGCGGTAGGTGGCAATGCGCGTGGGCGCACGCAGCAGGCCGCCCCAGTTGTCCTGTGCCACCGTGAATGGGCGGTTCTCCAGCGAATCCTGGAAGTTAGCAATAAGGCCTGTCTGCGGCACATAGGAGCTCACAAAGCCCATTGAAGCCTCATTAAGCAGGTAGCGGCTGGCAAAAATGATCTCGTTGTTGCCTTTGCTACCCGCTGCAAACACATCGGTAAATTTGGGCAGTAAGCGCAGGCCGGGTACGTTTGTCTGAATATCGGTCAGGGCGTTTTTGGCTGTGGCAGCATCTGTTGCGCCGCCGTCGCGGTGGGCCGTCCACAGGTATACTTCGGCTTTCAGCATCAGGGTAGCCGCTTTCGACCAGAACCCTTTGTTCATTTTGAAAGAATAATTTGCCCCGAAGTTGGCAGCCGAGCTGTCAATATCCGCTTTAATGAGCTGCATCACCTCCTGCTGGCTGGAGGCGGGCTTGGCCAGATTCGAAATGTCTATCGAGGTAACCGGTTCGGTCTGGATCACCACATCTCCCCAGGTACGCAGCAGCTGGAAATAGTAAAAGGCCCGCATACCATAGCCTATGCCCAGGTAATAATCTTTTGTAGCAGCCGGAACCACGTTGGTGGTTTGCAGCTTGCTGATCAGCACATTCAGCTGGGCAATATTGCTGTAGAAGCCTCCGAAGCTGCTGACACCAGCGTTTTCAGGATCGATGGTCTGGAGCCACATCCGCTCCATTCCCTGCGGAGCCTCTCCGGTGAAGGAGGCACTGGCGCCGGGCTCGTTGCCAAACACATCGGCACGTAGCTCTCCCAGCACCTCAAAGGTGCCGTTATGGTTGCGGAAGCGGGAGTGAACGCCCGTTACAAAGGCATCAAACTGGTCGGGTGTCTGCCAGAAATTGCCATCGCTGATGGAGCTGATCGGCGCGAGCTCCAGATCATCGGAGCAGGAACTGCCCAGCAGCGCTGCCCCGATAAAGGTAAACAAGTATAGAATATGCTTTTTCATACAATGCGTTATGTTGTTAAGTATAAAGCGCCTCAGCCAGGAAGGGGCCGCAGTAGTAGCCGGGTAGCTACCCCTGCGGCACTTACCTGAAAGCGGGTGAGCTTATGTCCTGTTTTTACTTTCTTCTTTCACCTTAAAAAGTAACCTGCAGTCCCAATACCACGGAGCGCGGCGTAGGATAGGTACCCACATACACACCTGAAATCGAGCTTCCGCTAAGCGGCGGCTCCGGGCTTGGGCCGCTAAATTCGGTCATGTAGAACAGGTTGCTGAAGGTGGTATATACCCTGGCCCGTGAGAGCAGCCGCATCTTGTCCAGCAGGTTCTGCCCGAAGTCATAGGACAGCGTGATCTCGCGGCAGGCCAGGTAGTCGCCTTTTTCGTAAAAGCGCGAATTGTTGCCATTCAGCGAAGAAGAAGCATTGTTGGCCCGGGTGTAGTTTTGCTTGGAGCCGGGCACCTGGTCGGCAAAGTATACTTTGGGAACATCGGTGTCAGTATTGGTCGGTGACCAGGCATCCTTAATTAGATCGATGTAGTTAAAGGTACCCTGATAATTGCCCAGGGTACGCGCTACCAGGTCGTTATAGATCGTGTGGCCCACCGCGAACTCAAAGCGGCTGTACAACGAGAAGCCTTTGTAAGAAAGGTTGGCAGAGAAACCGCCTGTCCACTTAGGGTTGACGTTACCCAGGTATACCTGGTCGCGGGTGTCGATGGTATCGTTCTGGTCTACATCCAGCCAGTTCACATCGCCCGGTGTGATGCGGCCGTTGGCGCCTGCAGGCAACCCGGGACCTGTGATCTTAGCAATGGCGTCGTAGCGGCTACCTGCTACCCGCTCCACTTCCGCGTCATCCTTAAAGATAGAGACCTGCTTGTAACCATAGATATCACCGAGCGTGCCGCCTTCCTGGTAGCCGCCTACCCACACCACGCGCCCCTGCTTAGGGTCGTAGAGCTGGATGCCGCCCTGTCGGTTGTTCTCGTTGCCATTGTAGGGCAGCTTAAGTATTTTGTTTTTAACGAACGAGGTGTTGGCACCCAGCGTCAGGTTAAGCCCATTGGCCGATTTTAGCACATTGGCATTCACAGCCAGTTCATAGCCCTTGTTCTGGAGCGTGCCCAGGTTGGTCCGGAAGCTGCTGTAGCCCGTGTAGCTGGGCAGCGGCAACTGCGTGAGCAGGTCGCTGGTACGGCGGTCGTAGTAGTCGAACAGCACCGATACGTTATCGTTCAGGAAGCCCAGGTCCGCACCTGCATCCAGTGTTGCGCTACGCTCCCAGCGCAGGCCGGGGTTAGGAAACGAGCTGTTCAGGAATCCTGCGTTGCCGCCATAGTTGGTCTGCAACCCATACTCGCCCTGCACCTCATAGCGGCCCACGCCCGCAATGTTGCCATTCACGCCGTAGCTGATGCGCGGCTTAAAGGTAGAAATATACTTGTCGAGCCCGGCATCCTTGAAAAAGGCCTCGCGGTGCAGGTTCCAACCAGCCGACATGCCCGGAAAGAAGCCAACACGGTTCTCCTCAGCCAGGCTGGAAACGGCATCCTGCCGGAATACCAGCGTCAGCAGATAGCGCTCGTCAAAGTTGTAGTTCAGGCGGCCGAAGGCAGAGATAATGCTATACGCCGACTTAGAGCTGGTATTACTGCCGGCATTGAAGGTAGTAGAGGCATTAGCCGTAGGAATGTCGTCGGTAGGGGCATTCTGGCCAAACACCTGCGTAAAGTAAGACTTTACACCGAAGAATTCCGCGCCCACCATTGCCTCCAGGTTGTGCTTATCGGCAAAGCTGGTGGTGTAATTCAGAATACCGTTATACTGCTGCTGAAAATCCCGGTCGAAGCTGTAGATGGAGTTCCGGCTGGTATTATAGGTGGGGTTAGCGGCGAAAATTTGCGCATAACTCTGGGTGGCTTTCTGAAACGACTGGTTCAGGTTCTCAAACAGGTAAGCGTTGGCCGTTCCTTTAAAGTATAAGCTAGGCAAAATGTCCCAGGTTACAGCGCCGATGGCTGTAATGCGGTTTACCTCGTTGTGGCGGTCGTTCTTCTGCAACCAGTAGAGCGGGTTACCATCAGAAGCGCTGTTGCCGGGGTTTGGCTTGGTCTGGGCCGAATCGAGCCAGGGATTGAAGGTAGGCCAGATAGCCAGGTTACGGTAGAGCGTGTTCACTTCGCCTCCAATGGTGCCGATCTGCGAAGAGGTGGAGAGCGTTACGCCCGTGCTCACCTCCACGTTCGGCTTCACACGGTAAGATCCATTGATGTCGCCGGCATACCGCTTGTAACCCGAGCCCACAATCACGCCGTCCTCATCGTAATAGTCGAAGCTGGCAAAGTAACGGCCTTTGTCGTTTCCGCCTGTTGCGTTAATATAATGCTCCTGCGAAAAGGTATTACGGAACACTAGGTCTTCGATCTCACCGCCGTGATCTTTGTATAGAATGGAGTCAGCAGGGTTATAGGGGTCCGCCATTGCTTCCCAGCCTTTTGACAGCAGGTCGCGGTTACCGCTGAGCTGGCGTATGTCAAAGCTGGCCAGGTTGGCCGGGTCCGTCAGCAGACCAAGGCCGCGCGAGGAATTTGCCTGCGCCAGCGTACGGCCCGCATTCAGGTAGCCCAAGCGGGT
This window of the Pontibacter liquoris genome carries:
- a CDS encoding dihydrodipicolinate synthase family protein, which translates into the protein MKRTHLHGLIAAPFTPMHADGSLNLALIPAYYQLLKENGNTGAFICGSTGEGVSLTLEEKKQVAEAWAVAAKGDASFKVITLVGGTCLQDAVDLAAHAQQIKLDAIAFTAPFYFKPASVQALAQCCQVVAEAAPELPFYYYHIPVLTGVGFPMLDLLREVEGQIATFAGIKYTHEDFMDFLSCLHFAHGKYDMLWGRDENLLAALALGAKGGVGSTYNYAAPLYTALIDAYEQGRLEEARQLQEQSISMIRLLGKYGGIATGKMYMKLIGLDCGGFRLPIRNMSQEQFTLFQNDVAALGFDSFCSRPARVAQT
- a CDS encoding SusC/RagA family TonB-linked outer membrane protein — encoded protein: MNRIRLLLFVLLWLGLLSGHEIYARQAGTVSGRVVSADDNQPLVGVSVGLKGTAQGTATDAEGRFRLTASSGSVLLVSYIGFTSQEVKVPSGAQELTITLQPASKKLNEVVVVGYGSQSRQTVTSAVAKVDEEVLASVPRANVGSALQGTVPGVQVTTGTGQPGAAPQIKLRGGASINNPGAPLVIVDGVVRSFNDVPAENIASMQVLKDAASTAIYGARANNGVILITTKQGKAGKSEVTYKYTGGFNQRRQSYNYLGAHDYIYYTRLGYLNAGRTLAQANSSRGLGLLTDPANLASFDIRQLSGNRDLLSKGWEAMADPYNPADSILYKDHGGEIEDLVFRNTFSQEHYINATGGNDKGRYFASFDYYDEDGVIVGSGYKRYAGDINGSYRVKPNVEVSTGVTLSTSSQIGTIGGEVNTLYRNLAIWPTFNPWLDSAQTKPNPGNSASDGNPLYWLQKNDRHNEVNRITAIGAVTWDILPSLYFKGTANAYLFENLNQSFQKATQSYAQIFAANPTYNTSRNSIYSFDRDFQQQYNGILNYTTSFADKHNLEAMVGAEFFGVKSYFTQVFGQNAPTDDIPTANASTTFNAGSNTSSKSAYSIISAFGRLNYNFDERYLLTLVFRQDAVSSLAEENRVGFFPGMSAGWNLHREAFFKDAGLDKYISTFKPRISYGVNGNIAGVGRYEVQGEYGLQTNYGGNAGFLNSSFPNPGLRWERSATLDAGADLGFLNDNVSVLFDYYDRRTSDLLTQLPLPSYTGYSSFRTNLGTLQNKGYELAVNANVLKSANGLNLTLGANTSFVKNKILKLPYNGNENNRQGGIQLYDPKQGRVVWVGGYQEGGTLGDIYGYKQVSIFKDDAEVERVAGSRYDAIAKITGPGLPAGANGRITPGDVNWLDVDQNDTIDTRDQVYLGNVNPKWTGGFSANLSYKGFSLYSRFEFAVGHTIYNDLVARTLGNYQGTFNYIDLIKDAWSPTNTDTDVPKVYFADQVPGSKQNYTRANNASSSLNGNNSRFYEKGDYLACREITLSYDFGQNLLDKMRLLSRARVYTTFSNLFYMTEFSGPSPEPPLSGSSISGVYVGTYPTPRSVVLGLQVTF
- the nanU gene encoding SusD family outer membrane lipoprotein NanU, with the protein product MKKHILYLFTFIGAALLGSSCSDDLELAPISSISDGNFWQTPDQFDAFVTGVHSRFRNHNGTFEVLGELRADVFGNEPGASASFTGEAPQGMERMWLQTIDPENAGVSSFGGFYSNIAQLNVLISKLQTTNVVPAATKDYYLGIGYGMRAFYYFQLLRTWGDVVIQTEPVTSIDISNLAKPASSQQEVMQLIKADIDSSAANFGANYSFKMNKGFWSKAATLMLKAEVYLWTAHRDGGATDAATAKNALTDIQTNVPGLRLLPKFTDVFAAGSKGNNEIIFASRYLLNEASMGFVSSYVPQTGLIANFQDSLENRPFTVAQDNWGGLLRAPTRIATYRKYNDLDSRKWATIQGAYTKVGGTYQLAGAFVKKYQGEQSAGARVFTNDFPIYRYADLLLLLAEAKQLLGESPATEINAVRQRAYGANYSEAVYGYPNQAVDTDPQEAILQERFFEFIFEGKRWYDLRRMGDNYVYAHTTLKASEAYKLLWPIDRGSLTDNRALKQNPGYPQF